In Actinomycetota bacterium, one genomic interval encodes:
- the ord gene encoding 2,4-diaminopentanoate dehydrogenase, with amino-acid sequence MIKVAVWGTGMMGQGLLGYLLDRPRDVELVGAIVTNPAKEGVTVGELLGRDCDVRMTTDFESVLALGPDVVCINTQSYLHEIESQVEPCVRAGANVLCIAEKLAYPWASDVAWAERFDALAKEFGVSILGTGVNPGFVLDALAVMWTSACLRVDRIEARRVNDLSPFGPTVMRTQGVGTTVEEFERGVAGGTIVGHIGFPESIGLISRALGWTIDEVVETREPIVSTVARETPHVKVAPGDVCGCQHTGRGYSGGELKIELIHPQQIHPELEGVETGDYIRVHGDPEVNMVNKPEMPGGKGTYASTGNYIPLIGPAPAGLLTVVDMQIPRFWAPSV; translated from the coding sequence ATGATCAAGGTCGCGGTGTGGGGCACGGGGATGATGGGGCAGGGGCTCCTTGGCTATCTGCTCGATCGGCCACGGGACGTCGAACTCGTCGGAGCGATCGTCACGAACCCCGCCAAGGAGGGCGTCACCGTCGGCGAGCTGCTCGGACGCGACTGTGACGTGCGGATGACGACCGACTTCGAGTCGGTGTTGGCGCTGGGTCCGGATGTGGTCTGCATCAACACCCAGAGCTACCTGCACGAGATCGAGTCTCAGGTCGAGCCTTGCGTGCGGGCGGGGGCCAACGTGCTCTGCATCGCCGAGAAGCTTGCATATCCGTGGGCGAGTGACGTCGCGTGGGCCGAGCGATTCGACGCACTCGCGAAGGAGTTCGGCGTGAGCATCCTCGGCACGGGGGTCAATCCCGGCTTCGTGCTCGACGCGCTTGCGGTCATGTGGACGTCGGCGTGTTTGCGCGTCGATCGCATTGAGGCTCGGCGCGTGAACGACCTCTCGCCGTTCGGGCCGACCGTCATGCGCACCCAGGGCGTGGGGACTACCGTCGAGGAGTTCGAGCGGGGCGTGGCCGGGGGCACGATCGTCGGCCACATCGGGTTCCCCGAGTCGATCGGGCTCATCTCACGCGCGCTCGGTTGGACGATCGACGAGGTTGTCGAGACACGCGAGCCGATCGTGAGCACCGTCGCCCGCGAGACGCCGCATGTGAAGGTTGCCCCCGGCGACGTGTGCGGTTGCCAACACACGGGCCGCGGCTACTCGGGCGGTGAACTCAAGATCGAGCTCATCCACCCGCAGCAGATCCATCCCGAGCTCGAGGGCGTCGAGACCGGCGACTACATTCGGGTCCACGGCGACCCGGAGGTCAACATGGTCAACAAGCCTGAAATGCCCGGTGGCAAGGGTACCTACGCGAGCACCGGCAACTACATCCCGCTCATCGGCCCGGCGCCGGCGGGATTATTGACCGTTGTGGACATGCAGATACCGCGATTCTGGGCACCATCTGTGTAG